The genome window AGGGCGACGGTTGGGTCTGGCAGGTCCCGGCAGAGCCCCAGCTGTTGGGATTCCCCTCTGTGCCACGCACCCTCCCCTGCCTTCTTCCCTCACTCGTGCAAAGCTTGGCCAGGTCCCAGTCTCCACGAACTGGGAGATGGGGGCGGCAATAGCAGAGACCTCCCAGGTGGGCTGGGATGaaagctggcacagggagcgctttgaagatgaaaagcGCCTGTGTGTTCTCCAGGGCAGCCTCTTGTGGCactgcagccctccctgcacCTCAGGTGCCACGTCTGCCCTGTggtccctgtgctcctggtgtGTCCCATGCAGGCAGGAGTCTGCTGAGGAAGGTGACATCAAAGCCACCAGCAAGCACCTGCACCCAGGGACTCTACCTGGACCCTGAGCCTGCCAGccccctcagcagctgctggccaaggcAGCACCACGGGCCCCTTGACTGGGGCTTCCATCCAGCACTTGGGGTCTCCAGAAAAGCTGTCATAAAGAAGTTTACCAGAGCAGCTTGATTCCTGCACTGTTGTGTGTTTACCCAGATCTCCTGCTTGGGGTGCAGGATCCATCTGACTCCTGCAGGGGTACTGTCAggtccagctgctgggaatgtGGAGGGCAGGATGTGATGTCAGGATGTGGTGATGGGACACGGGGATGGCATCTGGCTGTGAGTCAGGCTGATGAAGTGCTCTGGGCAGGACATGCACACACAGGGGATCCTTAATGACGGCACATGGGGCACTGGGTGCCTCCCCAAGGAAAACACCCCGGAAACCAGAGGGTGACAGGGACCCTGGGCAATCGCTTGGGGACAGGCTTTGCCCTTGGGGAAATCTCTGAGGGAACCAGATCCTCTCTGGTGGCTGGGACcggctgtgctgctggattcCTCAGTGTGGTGTGTCCCAGGGCTTGGtctaaatttatttctattgctAAGGAGAAGAGGGGGGGCCCTTCAGTCTCCAGCCAGGCAAGGGCTGAGCAGCCACATGTCCCCCAGGTGCTGTCAGTCCTTGGTGTGGCTCTGGTGTCCCATGCCCTGCATAAATGGGACCTGACACGGCCATCCAAAGCTCTGTGTGCTCATGTATGCGTGCATGATCCTGTGCATGCAGgatgtgtgtgtggctgtgtgtcCATGTGCACACATGTTTGTGAGCTGTATTTTgatgtgcacacacagatgcacacacagcagccttGTTCCCCAACCAGGAGACTCCATCTGATCCCCACCCATGGGACTGCCAGCATGAAACCCCAGCACAGATGTGTTCAGACACACGTGTCCCCCTCAGAATGTTCCCCCCATTGcatgtccctgctggggacagcaggacagcccCATGCTCCCTATCActttccctggcagctgcttccCGGTGGCTCCGGTTTCGTggggagcacagctgagcccatCAGTTATTTccagggaggagggacagcCGGGGAAATGTCCATCATCCTTACCCTCTGTGCTGAGATTCCCCACGGGTGCCCCAtgtgcaggcaggaggtgcaggcaggcagccagGACAGAAGGAAAACCGGCAGCACCGCCCCCcgtgttttccattttttaattattcccCACTGATGAGCATCTTCTGGAAGCGCCAACAACATCACGTGCTTTAATCAGCGTTAATTAGCGGGTGCTTCGGGACAGTGAtgagggcaggcagcaggagcccccccTGTGCTGCGTGCACAGCCGGTGTCGgtgccagcacccagcaccccccGCCTCCCAGCCCCTTCAAcccacagccccctccccagccacgACCCCCAGCCTCTTCCTGACAATCCTGGGGCCCTTCCAgtgctgtgtctgctctgtctctgtcttGCAGAACTGGGCCACTGGCCATCCCGGGACTGGTCCCCATGAAGGTCCCCAAGGACAAGCCCTGCTCTTCCTGTCCTCTCTGAGAGCTGGAGAAATTCAGCTCCATCCTGTGAGAAGCACTGCCTGTCCTGCCATAAATGGGGGCAGTGGCTCCAGCCATGCTTGGAAGGGGACAGCCTGTGGCCATCTTCATGGCTGTGTCTGGTCAAAAGGGGAAGGAGGGACACCACCAGCCCCCATACTTATCAGGATTCCTTTCCGACCCAGCTCCTCTAATCCTGCAGCAAAGTGGGATGGTGGGGGATTTGCAATATCCAAAACCAGTAAAAAAGCAAATCGTCAGGTCCCTCTGAATGCACATGGTCCCAGGGGTTCTCAGAGCCCCATCACTGGGGGGAGTCTTGGAGCCCTgtcccaaaacaaaaccccaaggCCCAGCAGAAATTGGGGGGAGAAGCTGAGGTGAGATCAGGGGGTTTCCATATGCTGGAGCCCACTTTGGCAGGTCTGGCTTTGTCCCACTCcagcttctgcagctccagctcccgcAGCGCCCTTCACCCTTGCCCACGGTTCCTCCAGCATGGCCATGCAGTCCCAGGGGTTCTCAGAGCCCCATCACTGGGGGGAGTCTTGGAGCCCTgtcccaaaacaaaaccccaaggCCCAGCAGAAATTGGGGGGAGAAGCTGAGGTGAGATCAGGGGGTTTCCATATGCTGGAGCCCACTTTGGCAGGTCTGGCTTTGTCCCACTCcagcttctgcagctccagctcccgcAGCGCCCTTCACCCCTGCCCACGGTTCCTCCAGCATGGCCATGGTGACACTGCAGACTTCTGAAAAATGGAATAAACGAGagtaaaaaaatacaactcATGGAAAAggttccctgcagcagctggggcatcTCAGCTGCCCCCAACCATCCCTTGTCCCTCCTGTCTCAGTGCTGTTAGAAGCTGCTGGGCCGGATCATCATGCGGGTGCCCTTCAGGGAGTAGCTGGGCCCCTGGAAGTGGTGCCAACGGATGCCGTTGAGCTTGCGGATGTTGTTCCGGGCTGGGTAGTAGATGCCATTCAGGTTGGAGAGGCCACAGGCATCAAACCACCATCctgtgggaagggagcagggtgGCAAGGTGGCATCGCAGGCTGGCACCCACGGGTGCTGCATGGGGGTGTCCCCCTGCTCCACTCACCTCCCGAGAGCATCTGGGCACACTTGCAGAGACAGTTGTCATTGTCGGCGTCACGGGTGCTGAATTGGgtgccctgcagtgccaggccGCTCTGGTGCCCAGCCGTGCCACTGTAGtcctgcagtgacagcctgTGCCCAGCGGAACACAGCCACTGTCACTGCCAGTGACACTGGGGGTCACAGAGCCCCCGCACTGCTCAGGGGCTGCCATGAGCTGAACACAGTACAGAGGAGTGCGGGCAGAGATCCTGCAGTTTGCTTAGCCTCCTGTCCTTGTTCCCCAAGAGAGGAGGTTGTGGTATGCTGGGGCAGAGACGACCCCCTGTCCTCTTGCTGGGGGTCAGCTCGGTGCATGCATGGGATGGATGGTGCAGGAGATGTCTGGGGTCTGGTTccacctccagcccagcactgaaggcccccagctgctttccaccctcctgcccatggccaggAGCACATGGTCATGGCACGCTGAGCATTAGGAGCACAGCATCCCTCCCTGGATGGAGGATATTGGGGATGCCCAACACCCCTGGGAATGCCTGGTGgccacagctgtgtcacctcccttGCCCAAACAAAGAGCCTCAGTGCAAGTTGCTCCCACTGGGATGGCAAATCTCACTGCCTTAATGCAATTTTATACATTAAAATTCTACTTCTCAGGAGCCCAGGGAGAGATGAAATTGTCACAGTAATGTGCCTGGCAGCTGACACCTGGCATCATAATGACACCAGGACAACCCAGTGAAGCCCCAGGTAATCCTGCACCTCCCTGGGGCACCACACCCAGCCCTTCCCCCTGGCCTCAGGGCTTGGGGACAGTCAGAGATGGGGAGTGCTGGGTGGCTGTTCCCACAGTGCCTCTCCCCTACCTGTAAAACTGCCGCTCACTGCCCAGCTGGAATTTCCCGTAGTGGGCATACACCTGGCCgccctcccagtcctgcagctccACCCGCAGGGCGTAGGGCACCCGGCTCGTCAGCAGGTGCACGGCCTCATTCCCCAGCCAGTGCTCCCCCGACGCGTCCCCAAAgccctgtggagcagcagggtgggtgAGTTCAGGGTGCTTGGGGTGACGCCAGGGTGTCTCCCTCCCTGGTCAGGCACACACCTGCTTGTactccctccagctcctctggaagCTGAGGCTGCCGTTGGCACGAAGCTGGATGATGGTCCAGCCCCCTTGGTCTGTCTCCATGTCACAGTATGCCTGCAAGGGGAGTGAGGGACATGCTGGGGGATGGCTTGGAGTGGGTGGCCAGGTGTGTCCCTCCTAGGCTGGGCAGCTCAGCGTGGGTGCTAGAGCTGCTGAGGTGCTGATGAAGGTGTGCCGTGCCCAGTGCCTGGCTGAGAGGTCTCTCTTCCCTCCATGGCTGTGGGTAGGGGCTGGGGTCTGGTGTTTATAGGTCAGGGTGtctttaaaatcagttttatacCCCCGTTTGgaaggctgtgccagccctgctttccttctGTGGGTGCTGCCTTAACCCCTGTGCAGGCCCCAAGGCTGGCTGGGGTGGGTAAACTGCCCAGGGATGTACCAAGCTACTGGGATCTGGTGTGgggctggtgtgcactgggCGGGCAACACTCCAGGGTGCGCAGGGAAGCGCTCTCTGGACTGTGCTCACCTTTTTGGGCTCGCTGAGGTTGGCAATGTGCAGGATGTAGATGCCACTGGCATGGATGCCGGCCCGGCGCACCTCGGCACAGTCCTGGaattgctgctcctgcccagctgacATGGCTGTGGCAGAAGGGACAGTGAGAAGCAGAAACCCTGatggccctgcagccctgcctggttttgctgttcttccctctccctttggATGCCTTTGTGctcacagtttatttttttttcattctgtgccGTCTCCTGAGGGCTGGGCGAGGCAGCTGtactgccagggctgctgccagcctaACCCCTGGGGGTTTGCCATGGCTGGGAATGGCATCAGGCTATCGACCCACCCCTTGAGGGCTCCaagctgctccttgcagctTGAGTGCTTTGCACTGCAGCTTGCAATGAGCGGATCATtttctagtggaaggtgttcctgcccatagcagggtgttggaatgagatgagctttaagatcctttccaacccaaaccattctaccATTgaataattctatgatttttgaGGTGAAGTCACTCAACCTGAGCAGACCACAGGGGCACCCTGGCAGGCCCCTGGGAGGACGAGGAGCTTTTCCACTGCCCCCGCTCTGTCCGCACACCCCGctcacctctgccctgggagacGAGGCGCACGAGGCTCTGGACAgactggaggagctggagctgctggcgcTGGAGCAGGCTGGTGTTGGCACTGGCAGCCAGCAGCGTCTTTTCCATCTCCTCGATGGTGCTGCTCTGCCGGCTCAGCAGCcgctgcagcttctccttctcCGAGTGGGCCCCCGCCAGCTCCGCCTGCTGCTTCGTTTCCATCTCCAGCACCCGCACCTCCAGGATGCTGGGAGTGGGATGCAGCGGTGATGGAGTGGCAGAGCGTGTCCCAGCGTGTGTGCAGGGACCCAttgctgtccccatcccctgctgcaCCCCCTGAGTTGTACCCTCACTTCTGGGATGTGCCCAGCCAGGGGAACCCAAAGCCCTGTGGccgtgctggggctgtgcaacCCCCTAGGCACCACAGCCAGCACCTGGAGGGGTTCAAGCCCCCTCAAAGTGCAGTGTGAGGTGGCAGAGACCAGCCTCCCTGTGGGGCCCAAGGGCTGTGGGGGTCCCTGAGCCACCCCAGCCCCtacttgtttctgttttgcagctTGTGGATCTCATtggtctgcagcagcagctgcttctccagcttgGTGGTGGACAGGGAATTCTCCTGGAGCTGCATCTCAATGCGCCACGTCTGATTCAGCACCTGcctcaggagcagaggggagtcttggcaccagcagccagagccacacTGCAGCCGTGGTGTCACtgggctggcacacagccctggtACCTCCACCACCGGTGCATTAAACCCTGTGTCACCTCAGGCAATCACTTTTATCTGCACACAAACCGTGCCACCCACCACGGCCTCAGGGTGGtggggacgtggggacacgTGTGCCATACCTGGGCCTCCACGTCGGTGAGCTTGCGGCTCTGCTCGGCGCTGCGGTTCAGGAGGGAGCTGCCGATCTCCAGCATGGTGGCTGTCTGGTTCTGCACTGCCGTCTGCTGCAGCTCCGCCATCTCCGGCCTCATGCTGCTCTGGATGTagctctccagctgtgcagggaagtgAGGATCCAGGGGGTCAGTCTGGCCCCTCTTTGGGTCCTgtctcagcatcccagctgagcctggcacCACTGGGCACAggccccaggcacagccctgtgtcTCCACAAGCCTTGACCCACCTCAGGGCCCTTAGAATCTTATCAGAGGACAGAGcgagctgagctgctgcaggggaggctcctcaggcacaggctgccaaGATTCCTGGGCTGTGATACCAGCTGGGGCCTGGCACGGGCtcctgtgtgcccaggtgtgctggcgAGCTCGGGCTGATGCCCAGCCAGGGTGGCCTGTGCCGAGCAGCCAGGCAAGGAGTGGCTGCCACTGGCACCAGCATCAGCTGCCAGCCCCCAACCACCggtttccagggctggggataTGGAGGGTGAGGGGACACCATCAGCCAGGGAAGGTGGGTGTCCAGCACCCGGTGCTGCTCCACCACGAGGAAGTACTcggggctgggaaggagctgcctgtgagcaCAGCTCGGACACAGCTGAGATGACGCTTCCGCTTTCCCAGCCCGCGGGGGAGCCGCCTTTCCCAAAGGCTTTGCTATTTCTGGCAGCCCCGCCATGAGGTTCTcatccagcccctccccagggcGATGGCCTCGGTGGGGGCACGGTCCCTCGGCGGGGGCCACAGGGAGCGGAAGGGGCCACAGTGCCTCCCACGCTGGGAAAGCAGCCCCTGAGACCAGGGGGGACTGGGGCTGCCCCgctccctgcatcccacagatgctgctgtccctgcagtgcccagatcctgctctctgcctgagCTCCCCAGTGGTGCAGGCAGAGTTCCACATCCCTCTGCGGCTTGTGGGGTTGTGGGTCAGAATCAGCAGGGTTGGGATGCTTCTCTCTGGGCAGTGAAGCCGGGATGTTGTGCACCATGGTGGCAATGCAGTGGTGCTGGGACACTTGGCACTGTGGCagacaggcagcagtgctgggattttGGCATCATGAAATATCAGGATGTTCAGCACCATGGCAGGCAGCAGTGTTGGGATACTCAGCGTGGGAGTGGGGCCGGCAGAGggccagggctcagggctctgcactTGTTTGGCATGACGAAATCTCACTGTTCCCTCCTCCTCCGCACCAGGCATTGGCAAAACCATTACCCCACTGCGAGCATCCATGTGGGGCAGGGGGATCTTGGGGCAGGAAAGTCCCAGGACTGACCATCCCAGCCAGCATCGCCTGCACCCGTTTCCCTGGGGATTTTCTCTCACAGGAACATGCTCTCAGGGAGGAAGCAGGGAAAGGTCGGAGAGCCGCGTCTGGAAAACATTTCCCCAAGCTGAGAGATTGCTGGAGAGTTTCCCTTTAACCACGTCGTTAATCTTGTTGCTTCACAGGGCTTGGGGAGgccttttctccctctcaatcctgcttttttttttttttttaaataaacatagCTGTGAGCCAAGGGCAGAACATACCCACGGAAAAGGTCAAGCTGGCATGTGGAAGGCTGAGAGCCTGGGAGATGGAGTCCTGGAtcctggccccagcagctcccttgAAGCTGGCGTGGGGCACAGTGTCTCCAGGCATGTCAGGCATAGGGGACACAAGTGGGACAggctctgtgccagggacagggaatccGGGATCCCCCCTCCTTCATCTCATGGGTGCTGATGTGAGCTGGGCTCTCCTGGTCTCAGAGACTCATTTCTCCACCGTAAGGGCAGAGCCACTGGAGGAAAAGCTGTGGTGTCGTTTTGGTCACCCCAAAACATCACTGTGAAGCAGGAGGAAACTCAGCCACTCGCTGTCCCCTTGCTGGGATCCCATTGCCCACAGCTGGATCATCCTTCCTGCAGCCACATCCCTCCCCTATGTCCCAGTTCCTATCCTGCCCTGGCATTTCTAAACATTTCACAAGCACTGGCTCAGGAATCCTTGAGTCACAGGTGGGTAGAAAACCCTtcacctgctgcccacaccgCTGCACACATCCCAGGGTGAGCAGCATTGACCCCCATGCCTCAGGCACCTCAGAGCTGCCAAAATGCCACTGCCCCACTGGacaccccatcccaccccaagTCCCCCTACACCCAGTGGCACCATCAAGTGTTTGTGTTTGAACTAAAATTAATTCCTCCTGAGATGGAGGCAGCTGATATGTCCTTGTGTGCTGGGTCCTCGCCATGTCCCCACCAAAGGGTGCTGAGTGGGGAGGGTGCACCAGCCCCTCAGTGCCATGGATGGGGGtcctgggaggtgctggagatGCCTGAGGGGTCCTGGGGAACCCTCCTGGGTACCAGGAGACCTCCCGATTTCTCGgcaccctgcagggctccccatgccagggcagagcagacagGGATGCAGCGTTGTTTACGATCTGTTCCTGAACCCAATGCCTCTTTTGAGCCCTCGTTTGTTTGTTCAGGGCTGGAGTCTGACCAAAACAAGCGTTcttgggcagctctgctgaaatttGGGAAGCTGAggaacaacagcaaaaaacattGCTGCAAGCTGACTCTAAAAGGAGAGAGCCATGCTGCAGAATGGGgcgggacgggatgggatgggattgatggATAGAACAGAATGGGGTTGGGGAAGAAATGGGGTATTGGCTGCCCAGTGCTCCACTGTCTTGtgttccctggggctgtgtggggatGCCCACAGCTGCCCAGATGTGCAGTCCCACCCTGCCTGtggctggctgctccccctgtgGTGGGACCCTGGTCCTCACCTTGTTTGGCCATACAAAGGCTGCCCTCATCCCGAGGGAAGCTCAGAGCTGGCCTGGGAACACAGGGCACAAAGACACCAGAGCACAGGAACACCAAGGCAgagagctgagggcagagggactccagggcacagggaccccaggaTTTGTGTGCATGCAGCAGACCCAGCAGGTTCCACAGTGACAGATTCGGTGCCACCAGCCAGGTTGTCACTGGCCCTGCTGACCCCTGTGTAACACTCTGGGCTAGCTTCCAGCAGAGCCACGGTTCAGTGTTTTCCCAGCTCTTGAGGAATTTGTTCTCTAGGATGGCTGAGGGGACAAGGAACAACGTCCTGCAcgtccctgctgcctgcactgctccccacagccagggtGGCTACCCAAGCAGCATGGCTGGCACAGGCCATCCCCGGGACCCCCACTCATTGTGTTGGCCCCATCCTGATCCTTGAGTGCTGCAGGGGCTCATCATGGGGAATCACCCAGGAAATGGGAGTGCAGAGGCACACAGGTCCCACTGCAGCCTGATGGGACACCACAGGACATGCATGTGGCTCTGCTGGGTCAGTGACAGCTGGGGACAAGCTGCTTCCCCTCTTATCAGTGCAGGTACCCAGTGTTCCTGGCAGAGGCTGTGGGGTTCAGGGCCCCCCAGGGATGTGTCCCTTGGGATGAGCTATTCCTGGG of Ficedula albicollis isolate OC2 chromosome 20, FicAlb1.5, whole genome shotgun sequence contains these proteins:
- the ANGPT4 gene encoding angiopoietin-4, with the translated sequence MRPEMAELQQTAVQNQTATMLEIGSSLLNRSAEQSRKLTDVEAQVLNQTWRIEMQLQENSLSTTKLEKQLLLQTNEIHKLQNRNNILEVRVLEMETKQQAELAGAHSEKEKLQRLLSRQSSTIEEMEKTLLAASANTSLLQRQQLQLLQSVQSLVRLVSQGRAMSAGQEQQFQDCAEVRRAGIHASGIYILHIANLSEPKKAYCDMETDQGGWTIIQLRANGSLSFQRSWREYKQGFGDASGEHWLGNEAVHLLTSRVPYALRVELQDWEGGQVYAHYGKFQLGSERQFYRLSLQDYSGTAGHQSGLALQGTQFSTRDADNDNCLCKCAQMLSGGWWFDACGLSNLNGIYYPARNNIRKLNGIRWHHFQGPSYSLKGTRMMIRPSSF